The DNA region CTTCAACCAACTTGTGTATAGGGTTAATATTATAAGTATCTGTGTTTGGCACTTCGCTAACTACAGGTAACAAATTTTGACTCGTTTCTCTATTCATCTTTTAATATTTGAGGTTAACTTCTTTCTTATTGAAGTTCTTTACTATTGTTTATTTATATTCACAGGAGGAGGGGTTTGCAAGCCCCATTTTTTATTGGGAGTGTTACCTAACCATATTTCTAACTCTCCACCAGCAGCAAAATCATCATGATAAAACCAAAAGTTATTTAGCTCTTTTCCGTTTAATTTTGCTTTTTGTATGTAGCAATTTTCAGCAGAATTATTGTATGTTTTAATAACAAACTCTTTTCCTTCATAATACTTATTATCAAGTTTTATAGTGACTTTATCAAAAACAGGGGCCGTAATTTCATAGAAAGGCTTTTGAGATTCTGTTCCTATAATATTAAATAACCCTATTGACATTAGTGCGCTAACGCCTCCCATTTGCCCTTGGTCCTCGTCATGGCCTCCCCAACCTAAATCTGGGGTAATACCTCCATAAGCTTTTTCATTTACTTGTCTTACCCAATATTGAGTAAGCCATGGAGCATTGGCGTAGCTGAATACATGCGCATTAGAACACCCAGGTTGGTTAGCATAACTTACATAGCCTTTACTGTAGCTGTAAACAAAATCGCTATCTTTTCCTTTATCGAAGGCAAAGTTTAATTTGTCCCATAACACTTCATCACCGCCCATTAATTTCGTAAGTCCTGGAATATCATGAGACACCCCCCAAGTTGCTTGCCACGCATTAGCCTCTACATAACCCCAACCTCGCAGTGGGTCGTTATGCGTAAAATTCCCTTTATGGTCTACAGGAAACAGTAGTTTATGCTCTTCGTTAAAACACTTTTTCCAAGATTCAGACCTTTTAATAAAGTAGTTATAATCCTCTGTTTTGCCTAATTTATAAGCCATTTGAGCTGCTCCCCAATCTTGAAATGCTGCTTCTATATTAATACCTGCATTATTGGGCCACCATCCATTTTCAACATAAAATTTTAGGTCGTGTTTAAAGAACTCGCCTCCTCCCATCATACCCCCGGGCATATGGTTTTTCTTAATTTGCGCAAAAGCATTTTCAGGATCGGTTTTAGTAAGTATGTCTTTCATGTAAGCACTTACTATAAGATTTGTTGACGGGCACCCAGTCATGATAAATGAATATCCTCCACCAGAAGGCCCTCGCGGTAATAACCCGCCATTATTTGAATAGGCCACCATTGAAGAAGCCATGTCGTCTTGAATTTCTGGCCAAGCTAAACCCCACAGCACATTCAAGTTCCATTGGGTTAACCAAAAAGCATCAGAATTGTACATATTATGTTTTACCTTACCGCTGGTATCTACACCTGGATTTTTAACTTTGAAAATAGCATCTGTTGTAAACCCATCGGTTAAGTTTCCTGAGTTTACCATTTTGCCTGTTGTACGGTCTGGATAATCTCCGTTTACATCATTAATCCGGTGACGCCCAAGCAATACATGCCATAAATCTGTATAGAATTTTATACGTTGTGCTACGGTACCTCCTTCAACTTTTATATTGCTCATCCAATCGTTCCATTGGTTTCTGCTATCCTGTGCTACACTATCAAAATCCCAAGTGGTGCATTCTGCCTTTAAATTATTTCGCGCATTTTCAATACTGGTATATGAAATGGCTATTTTTAACTGCACCTCATCTCCTGCTTTAGATTTATACTTCATGGACACCCCTCCATTATCACCTTTTAAAGTTGAAATATCTGTAAAGTTTTTGTCTTCATTCCAACCATCAAACGATTTCCATTTTTCATCAACCTGAACAACAAAATAAATTTTAACATCTTTAGGCCCCACATTATAAGCTCTATCTACAGAACTAATTGAGCCTTCAAATTCTTTATTATTAATTTTAGTAACATTGGCATTGGCCATTCTACTGTTACCTAATAAACCGCCAAGCGACAACAGCAATTGCGACTCAACATCTTCTGTCCATTTAAATCGGTAAAAGCTAACACGATCGGTAGAAGTTTGCTCTACCCACACTTTACTATCTGGCAGGAACACACGGTGGTAGCCTGGTTGTACAATTTCATCGTCGTGTTTAAAAGATGATTTCCAAGCCTGTTCGCCTTTGGTTGGATTTACAGAAGCTAAGGTTGGCATTAGGTTTAGCCCTGAAAGTGTCCAGGCGTGAATTTGAGGGAATCCTAATATGCTATCGGATTTATGAGCGTAACCACCACCACTATTATTCCAATTAATGGTCATTGGTGCGGCACTAATTACACCATAGGGGCGAGAACCTGTTGCGAATAAAAAAAAACGTCCTCTGTTGGTTTCTATATAGGGGTCTACCCACTCTACTGGGGTAGTGTATTGATTAGGGGATGTATAAACCTCAATTTCTGAAAGTCCTGATTTTTCACCTACGGATTCTTCAATTATAAAACGTACATTTTGTGTACTTTTTTCCTCAAACTCAACCGCTATAGCACTTCCATCGCTTGGCAAATCTACATTAATAGTACTACCATCACTAAACAACAATTTACCTTTTATTACTCTGGCAGTTGGGTCTGGATGATTATAAACAACTACTTTATTAATTAATTGGGTACGTTCCCAAGCAAGCTCAACCCATGCTTGTTTAGATTTCGCCATCCAATTACCCTGATTCTTTATTGCTATAATGCCATCATTAATTTTTGAGCTATTATTTTTTTTGTTTAGAGAGGATGAAGCATTGACTTTTGCTTTTGAGGCAATGCTTAAAGACTTGGCATACAGTGATTGACCACTCCATACCATTAACACAAAAAACAAGATACCAAACTTGAAGTTTTTCATTTTTTTTCTAAAGAGTTTAAATGTTAATTATTTTATTAGGCAGTACTTATAATTTAACGTGTAGCAACAAAACAAACTTATATGTGCATACATATGAACAAATATATAATTTATTTTGATACTTTACCTCTTTTTGGTGTTTTTTAACTCTTTAAAGACATTTAGAAACTTAAAATTTAAGGATACTAAAGACTATATATCTTAGAAAAATGAAGACTTGCTTAAAGTGAAATACTATTTAATTCCTTTAACTAATATTTACCCATTTCAAAAATTAGTTCTCCGCCACTAATAATTTCATTGTGATTAATATAATTTCTGTCAATTTTTTTTCCGTTTAGCATTATAGATTTAACCACAAAATTTTTATCTGTTAAATTGTTGGCTTTAATCGTAAACATCTTATTATTTGGCAATCTAATTGTAGCTTCCTCCACTTGCGGCGCACCTAAAACATACTCCCCTCCAGTAGGGTTTACGGGATAGAACCCTAAGACCGAAAACATGTACCATGCAGACATTTGTCCACAATCATCATTACCCATGAGACCATCTGGCTTGGTATAATAATACTCGTCTACCAATGTTTTTATTATTTTATCTGTTTTTTCTGGAGCATTGGTATATTTATATAAATAAGGCAAGTGATGACAAGGTTCATTTCCATGCCAATATTGCCCATATGTACCATGAATGTTCCATACTAAAGTTTTCACTTCTGGTTTAGATTTTGAAAAAAACAATTGGTCTAGTTTTTTTTCAAAGGCCTGTTTACCTCCCATAAGTTGTTGTAAACCGGGAATATCATGAAGCACATGAAACTGATAATGAAATGCATTTCCCTCGGTAAAATCTGCCCCCTCTAACCACTCACCCACTACCTCAGTATTATCTACCTGCTTTTTAAAAACGCCATTGGCATTTTTACCGCGCATAAATCCGCTTTCTTTATCATACACATTTTTGTAATACCCAGCTCTATTGTAAAGAAAGCTAGCCTCTTTTTGTTTACCGAGTTTATCGGCAAGTAATGCCGCTGCATAATCATCATATATGCCTTCTAGCAATCTGGATACTGTTTCTCTTCCATCGTCAATTGAAGAGAGCTTAACATCAAAGGGTATATATCCAAATGAATCTATTAACTGTACATGGTTTCGATAATGAGGTTTAGTAACAGAAGTCCAAACAGCATCAAAAATGTCATCATCTGTATAATGATTGGGTTTTATGCCTTTTAAATACGCATCTACAATTACTGGTACCGCATGATTACCTACCATAGTATGAGTTTCTTTACCCCATAGTTGCCATCTTGGAAGATATTTATTAGCCTCTTTAGGATTTAGAGAATCGGTTGCCATATGCGCATAACTATCTAACATTGATGTATTAATATCACTAACCAAATCTGGACTTAAAATAGTGTACATTGGGTTTGCGGCCCTAAATGTATCCCATAATGATAACGTTGAGTAATATTTACCATTGGAAGCCTTTTTTACTCCTGCGCTGGCGCTTTGGTAGCTGCCATCTACATCGGCTATGTTGTTGGGTTGTATATATAAATGGTATAGAGATGTGTAGAAAGCTTGTTTTTTTTGGTTAATTCCTTTAATGTTAATGCGCTTTAATACATCATTCCATTTTTGGTTGGTATTCTGCCTAACAGTATCAAAACTATTCCATGAAGAAATTTCGGTTTCTAAATTCTTTTTTGCTTCTTCAATTCCAACGGTGGAAACACCTATTAAAACTTCTAAGACTTGGCTGTTACCCATCTCAAAATCAATAAAATACCTAGGCGCTTTTTCTTTTTTATTATTTGGAGCAGGCAACTCTTTCTTGCTTACAACAGGTTTATTAAATTTTATTACATAGTATAAATCTCTGGCAGTCCACTCTCGAGCTTTTCTATAACCTGACAACATATATTCGTTCTCAAACTGTTGGGATGCTTCCAATATATTTGAGGATATGGTGTTAATATCCCAAGACACACCATACTGTAAATCAATGAGTAGTTTGGCTTCCTTAGGGTTCTGAAAAGTATATTTATGATAAGCCACATGTTCTGTAGCAGTTAGCTCTACATTAACATCAAAATCGTCTAAAAAGACTTTATAATATCCAGGTTGGGCTATTTCTGTTTCTTTTCTATATGTTGATTTAAAGTTAAAGCGCGATGCACTATCAATTGTATCTGTATTAAGTGGAAGCAATAAAATATCTGACATTGATGGACAACCAACCCCATTTAAATGTGTTTGGGTAAAACCTATCAACCAAGGATCGTTGTATTGATAGCCTGCAACGTGGTCCATTTCATAACCCTTATAATAGGTATTGTAAGATTCTGGGCTTGGTTGGACCATTCCATGTGGGGTTGTTGCCCCAGGAAATGTGTGGCCTTCATTTTGAGTGCCTATAAAAGGGTTTACGTATTGCGTATAATCTGTGTCTTTAGTTTCATT from Tamlana crocina includes:
- a CDS encoding GH92 family glycosyl hydrolase; amino-acid sequence: MKNFKFGILFFVLMVWSGQSLYAKSLSIASKAKVNASSSLNKKNNSSKINDGIIAIKNQGNWMAKSKQAWVELAWERTQLINKVVVYNHPDPTARVIKGKLLFSDGSTINVDLPSDGSAIAVEFEEKSTQNVRFIIEESVGEKSGLSEIEVYTSPNQYTTPVEWVDPYIETNRGRFFLFATGSRPYGVISAAPMTINWNNSGGGYAHKSDSILGFPQIHAWTLSGLNLMPTLASVNPTKGEQAWKSSFKHDDEIVQPGYHRVFLPDSKVWVEQTSTDRVSFYRFKWTEDVESQLLLSLGGLLGNSRMANANVTKINNKEFEGSISSVDRAYNVGPKDVKIYFVVQVDEKWKSFDGWNEDKNFTDISTLKGDNGGVSMKYKSKAGDEVQLKIAISYTSIENARNNLKAECTTWDFDSVAQDSRNQWNDWMSNIKVEGGTVAQRIKFYTDLWHVLLGRHRINDVNGDYPDRTTGKMVNSGNLTDGFTTDAIFKVKNPGVDTSGKVKHNMYNSDAFWLTQWNLNVLWGLAWPEIQDDMASSMVAYSNNGGLLPRGPSGGGYSFIMTGCPSTNLIVSAYMKDILTKTDPENAFAQIKKNHMPGGMMGGGEFFKHDLKFYVENGWWPNNAGINIEAAFQDWGAAQMAYKLGKTEDYNYFIKRSESWKKCFNEEHKLLFPVDHKGNFTHNDPLRGWGYVEANAWQATWGVSHDIPGLTKLMGGDEVLWDKLNFAFDKGKDSDFVYSYSKGYVSYANQPGCSNAHVFSYANAPWLTQYWVRQVNEKAYGGITPDLGWGGHDEDQGQMGGVSALMSIGLFNIIGTESQKPFYEITAPVFDKVTIKLDNKYYEGKEFVIKTYNNSAENCYIQKAKLNGKELNNFWFYHDDFAAGGELEIWLGNTPNKKWGLQTPPPVNINKQ
- a CDS encoding GH92 family glycosyl hydrolase translates to MGKAINCYNVKNLERKTYLSLLLKKGFFVLIAIGLFSCQNETKDTDYTQYVNPFIGTQNEGHTFPGATTPHGMVQPSPESYNTYYKGYEMDHVAGYQYNDPWLIGFTQTHLNGVGCPSMSDILLLPLNTDTIDSASRFNFKSTYRKETEIAQPGYYKVFLDDFDVNVELTATEHVAYHKYTFQNPKEAKLLIDLQYGVSWDINTISSNILEASQQFENEYMLSGYRKAREWTARDLYYVIKFNKPVVSKKELPAPNNKKEKAPRYFIDFEMGNSQVLEVLIGVSTVGIEEAKKNLETEISSWNSFDTVRQNTNQKWNDVLKRINIKGINQKKQAFYTSLYHLYIQPNNIADVDGSYQSASAGVKKASNGKYYSTLSLWDTFRAANPMYTILSPDLVSDINTSMLDSYAHMATDSLNPKEANKYLPRWQLWGKETHTMVGNHAVPVIVDAYLKGIKPNHYTDDDIFDAVWTSVTKPHYRNHVQLIDSFGYIPFDVKLSSIDDGRETVSRLLEGIYDDYAAALLADKLGKQKEASFLYNRAGYYKNVYDKESGFMRGKNANGVFKKQVDNTEVVGEWLEGADFTEGNAFHYQFHVLHDIPGLQQLMGGKQAFEKKLDQLFFSKSKPEVKTLVWNIHGTYGQYWHGNEPCHHLPYLYKYTNAPEKTDKIIKTLVDEYYYTKPDGLMGNDDCGQMSAWYMFSVLGFYPVNPTGGEYVLGAPQVEEATIRLPNNKMFTIKANNLTDKNFVVKSIMLNGKKIDRNYINHNEIISGGELIFEMGKY